In one Lujinxingia vulgaris genomic region, the following are encoded:
- a CDS encoding deoxynucleoside kinase produces MMPAAVSESPRYIVVEGPIGVGKTTLVNRLAARFNARTVLEIFEENPFLAKFYEDKDRYAFQTEMFFLLSRYRQQEEFAQSDLFSPLSVSDYLFVKCRLFASLTLSDHELTLYDRMYSILSTQVPRPDVVVHLHAPLDVLMGRINQRGRSYEKNMDPEYIDRLRRLYHNFFAHYDDAPMIQIDTSDIDFSRDDQAVEDLMAQITACHRDAIQPAAALKF; encoded by the coding sequence ATGATGCCAGCCGCCGTCTCCGAATCACCCCGCTACATTGTCGTTGAAGGCCCGATCGGGGTTGGGAAGACCACGCTGGTCAACCGGCTGGCCGCTCGCTTCAACGCGCGCACCGTCCTGGAGATCTTCGAGGAGAACCCCTTCCTGGCGAAGTTCTACGAAGATAAGGATCGCTACGCCTTTCAGACCGAGATGTTCTTTCTCTTAAGCCGCTACCGCCAGCAGGAGGAGTTCGCCCAGAGCGATCTCTTCAGCCCGCTCTCGGTCAGCGACTACCTCTTTGTAAAATGCCGGCTCTTCGCCAGCCTTACGCTTAGCGATCATGAGCTCACGCTCTACGATCGCATGTACTCGATCCTCTCCACCCAGGTGCCCAGGCCCGATGTGGTGGTGCACCTGCACGCACCGCTTGATGTGCTGATGGGGCGCATCAACCAGCGCGGGCGCTCCTACGAGAAGAATATGGATCCGGAGTACATCGACCGCCTGCGCCGGCTCTACCACAACTTCTTTGCGCATTATGACGACGCGCCGATGATCCAGATCGACACCTCGGACATCGATTTTTCGCGCGACGATCAGGCCGTCGAAGATTTGATGGCGCAGATCACAGCCTGCCACCGCGACGCCATTCAGCCGGCGGCGGCGCTGAAGTTCTGA